From a region of the Nitrospira sp. genome:
- a CDS encoding nicotinate-nucleotide adenylyltransferase: MRLGLLGGSFNPIHRCHLAIAQSARQRLPLDRVLFIPTGDPPHKQSSTLADARHRYQMVQLAIQDVPEFVLTDIEIRRTGKSYSIDTVRAIQQEYGSDTSLFFIIGLDAFVDLPSWKEADLLLKTCNFVVISRPSTKFLDLAAIPFFNEVPQVTLDALDAAKQDRADVPLTNGRTLTFLRLPPCESSASEIRARIHAGRPLANLLPAQVESYILREGLYREDGERF, from the coding sequence GTGCGTCTGGGACTTTTGGGCGGGAGTTTTAATCCCATCCACCGCTGCCATCTCGCAATTGCACAATCGGCCAGACAGCGTCTCCCCCTTGACCGTGTGCTGTTCATTCCCACCGGAGACCCTCCGCACAAGCAATCGAGCACTCTCGCCGATGCCCGGCATCGCTACCAGATGGTCCAGCTGGCGATTCAGGATGTGCCGGAATTCGTACTAACCGACATCGAAATCCGCCGAACGGGCAAGTCTTACTCGATCGATACCGTCCGGGCGATTCAGCAAGAATATGGATCAGACACCTCATTGTTTTTCATCATCGGGCTGGATGCGTTTGTGGATCTCCCGTCCTGGAAGGAAGCCGATCTCCTGCTCAAAACGTGTAATTTTGTCGTGATTTCAAGACCCTCTACCAAGTTCCTCGACCTAGCTGCAATTCCGTTCTTCAACGAAGTTCCACAGGTCACGCTGGACGCACTCGACGCCGCGAAACAAGACCGAGCCGACGTACCCCTGACCAACGGTCGCACCCTGACGTTCCTGCGATTGCCCCCCTGCGAAAGCTCCGCGTCGGAGATCAGAGCCCGCATTCACGCCGGCCGTCCTCTGGCAAATCTGTTGCCCGCCCAGGTGGAATCCTATATACTTCGCGAGGGGTTATACAGGGAGGACGGTGAGCGTTTCTGA
- the proB gene encoding glutamate 5-kinase, with the protein MRDEVVKQAKRVVVKIGSSLIASREVGLSAERLERLATEIAEIRSQGREVLVVSSGAVVSGIKKLGLREYPKSLPVKQAAAAVGQSQLMWAYEKAFERLSLRVAQVLLTHEDLADRRRFLNARHTLTTLIKFGVIPIINENDTVAVEEIRVGDNDTLAAQVAHLVDADLLIILSDVDGLFTADPRKDPNATLIPVIHDITEDIEQRAGLSSTFEGTGGMATKVRAAKKVGEYGVPTLILNGSHQRLLPEVLSGQPGGSLFLGRERRMNSRKHWIAFTLRPRGHVQLDQGAVEALVRNGKSLLASGIRDISGQFEAGDPVTCTAPDGKECAKGLVNFSSSVLTRIKGLKTADIQKIPGLQEYEEVIHRDNLVIL; encoded by the coding sequence ATGCGAGACGAAGTCGTAAAGCAAGCCAAACGCGTCGTGGTGAAGATCGGGAGCAGCCTCATCGCCTCGCGCGAGGTGGGCTTAAGCGCCGAACGCCTTGAGCGGCTCGCCACAGAAATTGCCGAGATCCGCAGCCAGGGGCGCGAGGTGCTCGTTGTCTCATCCGGCGCGGTCGTGTCGGGCATCAAAAAACTTGGGTTACGCGAATATCCCAAAAGTCTGCCGGTGAAACAGGCTGCTGCCGCAGTCGGTCAGAGCCAGTTGATGTGGGCGTACGAAAAGGCGTTTGAGCGTCTGAGCCTCCGCGTGGCTCAAGTCCTGCTCACTCACGAAGACCTCGCGGATCGCCGACGATTTTTGAACGCTCGACATACCCTGACCACCCTGATCAAATTCGGGGTCATCCCCATCATCAACGAAAACGATACCGTGGCCGTTGAAGAAATCCGGGTTGGCGACAACGATACGCTGGCCGCCCAGGTGGCGCACCTTGTCGACGCAGACCTGCTCATCATCCTGTCGGATGTGGATGGTTTATTCACTGCCGATCCTCGCAAGGATCCCAATGCAACCTTGATTCCCGTGATCCACGACATCACCGAAGACATCGAACAGCGCGCAGGCCTGTCCTCCACCTTTGAAGGAACCGGAGGCATGGCGACCAAGGTGCGGGCCGCGAAAAAGGTCGGAGAATACGGGGTCCCGACCTTGATCTTGAATGGCAGCCACCAACGACTCCTCCCGGAAGTGCTGTCAGGGCAGCCAGGCGGCAGCTTGTTTCTTGGTCGCGAGCGCCGCATGAACAGCCGGAAACACTGGATCGCGTTTACATTGCGCCCTCGGGGCCATGTCCAATTAGATCAGGGCGCGGTCGAGGCCCTGGTGCGCAATGGCAAGAGTCTTCTCGCCTCAGGCATCCGCGACATCAGCGGCCAATTCGAAGCCGGTGACCCCGTCACCTGTACCGCTCCCGACGGGAAGGAGTGCGCCAAAGGCCTGGTGAACTTCTCCTCCTCGGTCCTGACCCGCATCAAAGGCCTCAAGACTGCCGATATCCAGAAGATCCCTGGACTTCAGGAGTACGAAGAAGTCATTCACCGGGATAATCTCGTGATTTTGTAG
- the rpmA gene encoding 50S ribosomal protein L27 — translation MATNKGGGSTRNGRDSNPQYLGVKAYGGETIKAGSIIVRQRGTKFFPGLNVGLGRDHTLYAYVSGVVKFEGGRGRQKVSVYPVTTKA, via the coding sequence ATGGCAACAAATAAAGGCGGCGGTTCCACACGGAACGGCCGTGACAGTAATCCACAGTACCTCGGCGTCAAAGCCTATGGTGGAGAGACCATCAAGGCGGGATCCATCATCGTGCGCCAGCGCGGCACGAAGTTTTTTCCTGGGCTGAATGTGGGCTTGGGCCGCGATCATACCCTCTATGCCTACGTCTCCGGTGTCGTAAAATTCGAAGGTGGTCGCGGCCGACAAAAGGTCAGCGTCTATCCGGTGACGACCAAGGCTTGA
- the rplU gene encoding 50S ribosomal protein L21 — protein sequence MYAIIETGGKQYRVEAGTVLQVESLPGEVGHSVQIDKVRLLHGEGGLVVGQPVVAGAKVTAEILRQGRTRSITIFKKQRRKNYRRTRGHRQGFTQLRVTGIETK from the coding sequence ATGTACGCTATTATTGAAACAGGCGGGAAACAGTATCGAGTGGAAGCGGGAACCGTGCTCCAAGTGGAGTCACTTCCTGGAGAAGTCGGGCATTCGGTGCAGATCGACAAGGTTCGACTACTGCACGGAGAAGGCGGTCTGGTAGTCGGTCAACCGGTGGTCGCAGGGGCAAAGGTGACCGCGGAGATTCTTCGCCAAGGACGCACCCGTTCCATCACCATCTTCAAGAAACAACGGCGCAAAAACTATCGGCGGACTCGGGGCCACCGGCAAGGCTTCACGCAGCTGCGGGTCACCGGGATCGAAACGAAATAA
- a CDS encoding FtsX-like permease family protein, whose translation MSLISVAFLKVYARLGWTHLSTHPGRTALTMIGVALGVAASIAVQTANVEVLRSFEESVLSVAGPVTLEISAGEAGIDEHLIRAVREVDGVESTRPVLEVGVVTTGGRRHSFAVLGLDLLDEVNRADGRILATFDMRDRPGDAIAMGGLLSANGLLVGEALAMDLGVGPGAQVALEANGRAVSVSILSIMHRRSGSPSPWDHWAVMDIAAAQRTFGLIGRLDRIDVVTAAAVSVEQVAEAIARVVPSHMQVRRPIQRSQQVESMVGAFQLNLSVLSMVGLLVGIFLIYNTVSFTVAQRRREVGILRAIGMSEPMVVGLFLVEAGVFGVVGGCAGGVLGLMLGNVLVGMVGRTIHELYTPLAEATRVIGFVPGAGRLLIEAIVIGSGVSVLGALGPSLDAGRTVIVAALAPGEYDVAQRVRAGSLGLAGVVLLLFALGCVFAGPVAGIPVFGYVATFCVLAGLSCLVPKLMQMFCRTRELSVVSPMPSLGGAVRHIAREQTTRGMGRNAVTVSAFLVGVAIMVGVMVMIRSFRETVEIWIDQTVMADFIVAPAGWPNVGRHGASTAVLPGAWRERLAGSTVVSAVDAYRDLRIEAQGRPAALVSRDLALHAARSRYLFLEGDSTRILSRAADGEGAILSEVLANRLQLTAGNRVSIATPVGEQSLLVLGVFYDYATDGGKIIIDRSLYQQWWKDDGVTVFPVYLHTGVELDQARSAIGELFAREDDGSLMPTVLSNAELRRAILRIFDRTFTLTYVLEAIAVIIAMLGIINTLVTSVVERRRELATLQALGGSQGQVTALILWEAGYLGLLGTGMGIVGGLALALILIRVINRQSFGWTIQVAYPYGLLLEVAALALIASLLAGLWPARWAARQPLVEGLRYE comes from the coding sequence ATGTCCTTGATATCCGTGGCGTTCTTGAAGGTCTACGCCCGTCTTGGGTGGACACATTTGTCCACCCATCCGGGGCGGACAGCCCTGACAATGATCGGCGTGGCCCTGGGGGTTGCCGCGAGCATTGCGGTACAAACGGCCAACGTCGAGGTGCTGCGTTCTTTCGAAGAATCCGTCTTGAGCGTCGCCGGGCCGGTCACATTGGAAATATCGGCCGGCGAGGCTGGCATCGATGAGCATCTGATTCGTGCCGTACGGGAAGTCGATGGCGTCGAGTCCACCAGGCCTGTGCTTGAAGTCGGGGTTGTGACCACTGGTGGCCGGAGACACTCGTTCGCGGTACTTGGCTTGGATCTGTTGGACGAGGTGAATCGAGCCGACGGAAGAATTCTTGCCACCTTCGACATGCGGGACCGGCCGGGTGACGCGATCGCGATGGGCGGCCTTCTGAGTGCTAATGGACTGCTGGTTGGTGAGGCGCTCGCTATGGATCTGGGCGTCGGACCTGGAGCGCAGGTTGCTCTGGAGGCCAATGGTCGAGCGGTCTCCGTTTCGATTCTGTCCATCATGCACCGTCGGTCCGGCAGTCCCTCACCCTGGGACCATTGGGCGGTGATGGATATTGCCGCCGCCCAGCGGACGTTCGGGTTGATTGGTCGATTGGACCGCATCGATGTAGTGACTGCGGCAGCCGTATCGGTGGAGCAGGTGGCGGAGGCCATCGCGCGGGTGGTGCCTTCACATATGCAGGTTCGCCGTCCCATTCAACGGAGTCAGCAGGTCGAGTCCATGGTAGGGGCCTTCCAACTGAATCTGTCGGTGTTGAGCATGGTCGGGCTACTGGTAGGGATCTTTCTCATCTACAACACGGTCTCCTTCACGGTGGCTCAGCGACGGAGAGAGGTCGGCATCTTGCGTGCGATCGGCATGTCTGAGCCGATGGTGGTGGGTCTGTTTCTGGTGGAGGCCGGAGTGTTCGGTGTGGTCGGTGGATGTGCTGGAGGTGTCCTTGGCCTGATGCTGGGGAATGTGCTGGTGGGCATGGTGGGACGGACTATTCACGAACTGTATACGCCACTGGCTGAGGCCACCAGGGTGATTGGATTTGTTCCGGGCGCGGGCCGGCTGCTGATCGAAGCGATCGTCATCGGCAGCGGGGTTTCTGTTCTGGGTGCGCTGGGGCCGAGTTTGGACGCCGGCCGAACGGTCATCGTCGCAGCCCTGGCGCCAGGTGAATATGACGTCGCGCAACGGGTTCGCGCGGGGTCGCTCGGCTTGGCGGGAGTTGTTCTGCTGCTGTTCGCCCTGGGCTGTGTCTTCGCCGGGCCGGTTGCCGGAATACCCGTCTTTGGGTATGTGGCGACATTTTGCGTGCTGGCGGGGCTGTCCTGTCTCGTGCCGAAGCTGATGCAGATGTTCTGTCGCACGCGAGAGTTGAGCGTCGTTTCTCCGATGCCATCCCTGGGTGGGGCCGTTCGTCATATTGCCCGTGAGCAGACCACCAGAGGCATGGGCAGGAACGCGGTGACGGTGTCGGCCTTTCTGGTCGGCGTCGCCATCATGGTCGGGGTCATGGTGATGATCAGGAGTTTTCGCGAAACAGTAGAGATTTGGATTGATCAGACCGTCATGGCGGATTTTATTGTGGCGCCTGCCGGGTGGCCCAATGTCGGCCGTCATGGTGCATCGACGGCTGTGCTTCCAGGCGCGTGGCGGGAGCGGTTAGCCGGTTCGACCGTGGTGTCGGCGGTCGATGCCTATCGTGATCTGCGGATCGAGGCGCAGGGACGCCCGGCCGCGTTGGTGTCGAGGGATCTGGCGTTACACGCGGCCCGGAGCCGGTATCTCTTTCTCGAAGGGGATTCCACGCGCATTTTGAGCCGTGCCGCGGACGGGGAAGGGGCGATTCTTTCGGAGGTGTTGGCCAATCGCCTGCAACTCACCGCGGGGAATCGGGTGTCCATTGCCACCCCGGTGGGGGAGCAGTCGCTGTTGGTGCTAGGGGTATTTTACGACTATGCGACGGACGGCGGAAAAATTATCATCGACCGATCCCTCTATCAGCAATGGTGGAAGGACGATGGGGTGACCGTGTTTCCTGTATATCTTCATACGGGGGTGGAACTGGACCAGGCACGCTCGGCGATCGGGGAGTTGTTTGCGCGGGAGGACGATGGAAGTCTGATGCCGACGGTCCTCAGCAATGCTGAATTGCGGCGGGCAATTCTCCGTATCTTTGATCGGACCTTCACCTTGACGTATGTCCTCGAGGCGATTGCGGTCATTATCGCCATGCTGGGTATCATTAATACGCTCGTGACGTCAGTGGTCGAACGGCGCCGTGAATTGGCGACGCTGCAAGCGTTGGGTGGCAGCCAGGGACAAGTGACGGCGTTGATTCTTTGGGAGGCCGGTTATCTGGGGCTGCTGGGGACGGGCATGGGAATCGTGGGTGGGCTCGCGCTGGCCCTTATTCTGATCAGGGTCATCAACCGGCAGTCATTCGGTTGGACGATTCAGGTGGCCTATCCGTATGGGCTTCTCCTGGAAGTGGCAGCCCTGGCCTTGATCGCCTCACTGCTTGCCGGGCTTTGGCCAGCCCGTTGGGCCGCCCGGCAACCGTTGGTGGAGGGACTGCGCTATGAGTGA
- a CDS encoding branched-chain amino acid transaminase, whose product MLQTSEKIWMDGKFVAWADAQVHVLTHSLHYGLAAFEGIRCYKGQNGSAIFRLREHVDRLFESAHIGLMEIPYDRKQITEAIVETVRVNKLEACYIRPLVYIGYGAMGLYPGDNPINVSIAAWKWGTYLGDEALAKGIRARVSSFTRHHVNVSMTRGKISGYYVNSILAKREVKADGYDEAIMLDPEGYVAEGTGENVFIVRRGVLKTTPLTSILEGITRNSILQLAKERQIPVVEERFTRDEMYVAEEVFVTGTAAELTPVTEIDQRRIGTGTPGPITKTLQKAFFDVVGGTDPAHRHWLTPV is encoded by the coding sequence ATGCTACAAACCAGCGAAAAAATATGGATGGACGGGAAGTTTGTTGCGTGGGCTGATGCGCAGGTCCATGTGCTCACACATTCACTGCACTATGGCCTGGCAGCCTTCGAGGGCATCCGGTGTTACAAGGGGCAGAACGGCTCGGCCATTTTCAGGCTGCGCGAGCATGTGGATCGGTTGTTCGAATCGGCCCATATCGGCCTGATGGAGATACCCTACGACAGGAAGCAAATCACCGAAGCGATTGTTGAAACCGTCAGGGTCAATAAGCTCGAAGCTTGCTACATCCGCCCGCTGGTCTATATCGGTTATGGGGCCATGGGTCTGTATCCTGGTGACAATCCCATCAATGTGAGCATCGCCGCATGGAAATGGGGGACGTATCTCGGGGATGAGGCCTTGGCGAAGGGGATTCGAGCCAGAGTGTCTTCCTTTACCCGCCACCATGTGAACGTCTCCATGACTCGCGGGAAGATCTCCGGCTACTATGTGAATTCGATACTTGCCAAGCGGGAAGTCAAAGCCGATGGGTACGATGAAGCCATTATGTTGGATCCTGAGGGGTATGTCGCTGAAGGTACAGGTGAGAATGTCTTCATTGTGCGACGTGGAGTGTTGAAGACTACGCCGCTCACCTCGATCCTCGAGGGAATCACTCGGAATTCGATCCTTCAATTGGCAAAAGAACGCCAGATTCCGGTGGTGGAGGAGCGATTCACCCGAGACGAAATGTATGTGGCCGAAGAAGTGTTCGTGACTGGGACCGCAGCAGAGCTGACACCAGTGACGGAGATTGATCAGCGGCGCATCGGGACCGGAACTCCCGGGCCCATCACAAAGACTCTACAGAAGGCATTTTTTGATGTGGTGGGCGGCACAGATCCCGCTCATCGGCATTGGCTTACCCCGGTCTAG
- the secG gene encoding preprotein translocase subunit SecG, protein MYTLLVIVHVIVCLLMIGAILLQSGKGAEIGAAFGGSSQTVFGSRGPANFLSKFTVITAFVFMFTSLSLAILAKDRTFSSTVIDLNKKPATTSPSSPSTDSTSAPAKDSHSSGESSH, encoded by the coding sequence ATGTATACCTTGCTGGTCATTGTTCATGTCATCGTCTGCCTGCTCATGATTGGAGCAATTTTGCTGCAATCCGGGAAGGGAGCCGAAATCGGTGCAGCGTTCGGCGGTTCAAGTCAAACCGTATTCGGCAGCCGTGGGCCGGCGAATTTCTTGAGCAAGTTTACGGTGATCACCGCATTCGTGTTTATGTTTACGTCATTGTCTTTGGCTATCCTGGCCAAAGATCGCACCTTCTCCTCCACAGTCATTGACCTGAACAAGAAACCGGCCACGACGTCTCCCAGTTCGCCTTCGACCGACAGCACTTCCGCCCCTGCAAAGGACTCCCACTCCTCCGGCGAGAGCTCGCACTAA
- a CDS encoding tetratricopeptide repeat protein: protein MFRLLSTIFLVSVGIFLYSYFRELNPGTITVRTSPDALFELSPVSLVLFSMALGATLVALIVTIKETSHVFMNWRTNRLVRRKEKVDALHRDGTHAFMSKRTADAVSLFERALVIDPNRTDSLLWLGNIYRSESNFAEAIRLHQQAHRIEERNVEVLLELAKDLEGARRYEEALQTLQNILRLEPDNLMALIRKRDLYIRLEKWSDALEIQHRLVKANLPESERRAEANLLLGCMYEVGRQLLERGHPDKARRYFRGAIKKDRTFLPAYIGIGEILVREGKTKNAVEILKKIYAKTRSVIILHRLEELFLELGEPDEIIRVYQEALQQDPHNAVVQFYLGKLYYRLEMVDEAYDVLSTLDGTQEQLVDYHKIMANLYLRKQHMDEAVGELKKALGFKKRVVVPYQCSQCHHELAEWSGRCRRCGRWNTYVALPWRDHAKADTDQSSPGSRIPVVPYQGIASPFETV from the coding sequence ATGTTTCGGCTCCTCTCCACGATTTTCCTCGTCAGCGTCGGCATCTTTCTCTACAGCTACTTTCGTGAGCTGAACCCCGGCACGATTACGGTCAGAACCAGCCCAGACGCCCTCTTTGAGCTCAGTCCCGTGTCCTTGGTGCTGTTCTCGATGGCTCTGGGGGCCACCCTGGTCGCACTGATCGTCACGATCAAGGAAACCTCCCACGTGTTCATGAACTGGCGCACCAACCGCCTCGTGCGCCGGAAAGAGAAGGTCGATGCCCTACACCGGGACGGGACGCACGCCTTCATGTCCAAACGAACGGCCGATGCCGTCAGTCTCTTCGAACGTGCCCTCGTCATCGATCCCAACCGGACCGACTCACTGCTGTGGCTCGGGAATATTTACCGCTCCGAGAGCAACTTTGCCGAGGCGATCCGGCTCCATCAGCAGGCCCACCGCATCGAAGAGCGCAATGTGGAAGTCCTGCTGGAGTTGGCCAAGGATCTCGAAGGCGCACGCCGCTACGAAGAGGCGCTTCAAACGCTTCAGAACATCCTCCGGCTCGAGCCCGACAATTTAATGGCCTTGATCCGCAAACGCGACCTGTACATCCGCCTTGAAAAATGGAGTGACGCGCTCGAGATCCAGCACCGGCTGGTGAAGGCGAACCTGCCGGAAAGCGAACGCCGGGCCGAAGCCAATCTCCTGCTTGGCTGCATGTACGAAGTCGGCCGACAACTCCTCGAGCGCGGGCATCCCGACAAAGCGCGACGGTATTTCCGGGGCGCCATCAAGAAGGACCGGACCTTTCTCCCAGCCTATATCGGCATCGGTGAAATTTTGGTTCGCGAGGGCAAGACCAAGAACGCGGTCGAAATTCTCAAGAAAATCTACGCCAAGACACGCAGTGTCATCATCCTCCATCGCCTGGAGGAACTCTTTCTGGAGCTCGGAGAGCCGGATGAAATCATCCGCGTATATCAGGAGGCGCTTCAGCAGGACCCTCACAACGCCGTCGTCCAGTTCTATCTGGGCAAATTATATTACCGACTCGAAATGGTGGATGAGGCGTACGACGTCCTCTCGACCCTGGACGGCACGCAGGAACAGCTCGTGGACTACCACAAGATCATGGCCAACCTGTATCTCCGCAAGCAGCACATGGACGAAGCCGTCGGGGAACTCAAGAAAGCCCTCGGATTCAAGAAACGTGTCGTCGTCCCCTATCAATGCTCCCAGTGCCATCATGAACTGGCGGAATGGTCAGGCCGGTGCCGGCGGTGCGGGCGCTGGAATACCTACGTCGCCCTTCCGTGGCGTGACCATGCGAAGGCCGACACCGACCAGAGCAGCCCAGGCTCACGGATACCTGTCGTCCCCTATCAAGGCATTGCATCTCCCTTTGAAACCGTGTAG
- a CDS encoding response regulator transcription factor, with amino-acid sequence MKTTKTAPTAKKRKAVKVVKAAPIRGKRSDGLTPRQKEILKLVSQGNTNRDIARRLDISVRTVEVHRFNLMRRLKVRNVAQLLRQALQLGFLPKNFAFR; translated from the coding sequence GTGAAGACCACGAAGACGGCTCCAACAGCCAAGAAGCGGAAGGCTGTGAAGGTCGTCAAAGCCGCACCCATACGAGGCAAACGATCCGACGGCTTGACCCCTCGCCAGAAAGAGATTCTCAAACTGGTGTCACAGGGAAATACGAACCGTGACATCGCCCGCCGGCTGGATATCAGCGTGCGAACGGTCGAGGTGCACCGCTTCAACCTCATGCGGCGCCTCAAGGTCCGTAACGTGGCCCAGCTGTTGCGCCAGGCACTGCAGTTGGGATTCCTCCCGAAGAATTTCGCGTTCAGATAG
- the bioB gene encoding biotin synthase BioB, whose product MIELSSLAEKALRDEPLTHEESLAVLQTPDSRLLELLQAAFTVRERYFGKTVRLQMLMNAKSGACQEDCGYCSQSAVSKAPIERYGLLPQEQMLTGARRAAAAKAQRYCIVISGRSPLDRDIAEVASAVRSIKQEVPIQICCSLGLLNEGQAKDLKAAGVDRINHNLNTSEAYHSEICTTHTFQDRLATIRHARTAGLEICSGGIVGMGERDEDLIDLALALREVKPDSIPLNMLHPASGTPMEHCTPLTPQRCLKALCLFRFLHPRTEIRIAGGREHNLRSLQPLALYPADSVFVNGYLTTPGQPAAEVWRMIEDLGFEIQVDALPLTQGSAPATEPAVGRHS is encoded by the coding sequence ATGATTGAGCTGAGCAGCCTAGCCGAGAAGGCCTTACGAGACGAACCACTGACCCACGAAGAATCCCTGGCCGTATTGCAAACACCGGATTCTCGACTACTGGAGCTGCTGCAAGCCGCCTTCACGGTGCGTGAACGTTACTTCGGGAAGACCGTCCGCCTGCAAATGCTGATGAACGCCAAGAGCGGCGCCTGCCAGGAAGACTGCGGGTATTGTTCCCAGTCTGCCGTGTCCAAGGCGCCGATTGAGCGATACGGACTCCTCCCGCAAGAGCAAATGCTCACGGGCGCCCGCCGTGCGGCCGCCGCCAAGGCCCAACGCTATTGCATCGTCATCAGCGGACGAAGCCCTTTGGACCGCGACATTGCCGAGGTTGCCTCAGCGGTGCGGTCCATCAAACAGGAAGTCCCGATTCAGATTTGCTGTTCCTTAGGGCTACTCAATGAAGGCCAGGCAAAAGACCTGAAAGCCGCGGGCGTCGACCGCATCAATCACAACCTGAACACCAGCGAAGCCTACCATTCAGAAATCTGCACCACACATACCTTTCAGGACCGATTAGCCACGATTCGGCACGCTCGGACGGCGGGGCTGGAAATCTGCTCAGGCGGCATTGTCGGGATGGGCGAACGTGATGAGGATTTGATCGATCTGGCGCTTGCCCTCCGGGAAGTCAAACCGGATTCTATTCCGCTCAACATGCTGCATCCGGCGTCCGGCACTCCGATGGAGCATTGCACGCCTCTGACGCCGCAGCGATGCCTGAAAGCGCTCTGCCTCTTCCGCTTCCTCCACCCGAGGACGGAGATTCGGATCGCCGGCGGACGCGAGCATAACCTACGAAGTCTACAGCCTCTGGCACTCTATCCGGCCGATTCTGTCTTTGTGAACGGCTACCTCACGACACCGGGCCAACCGGCGGCAGAGGTCTGGCGCATGATCGAAGACCTGGGCTTTGAGATCCAAGTGGATGCGTTGCCCCTGACGCAAGGTTCCGCCCCGGCCACTGAGCCGGCCGTGGGACGTCACTCATAG
- the obgE gene encoding GTPase ObgE, with protein sequence MSTFVDQAQILVKAGDGGNGACSFRREKFVPRGGPDGGDGGDGGNVLVQATTRLTTLLDLRYQKHYEAEKGEGGGGSNCHGRRGVDVSIPVPVGTMVFDVNTQELLADLTEDGASCVIAKGGRGGRGNTQFATSTNRVPTQFEPGTPGEERLLRLDLKLLADVGLVGYPNAGKSTLIAAVSAARPKIADYPFTTLTPNLGVVRSGEEQTFVIADIPGLIEGAHEGKGLGFQFLRHIERTSLLIHTIDISEWATEDPVTSFKVMRHELAAYDPALADRPYAVVGTKLDVKGEGERLERLKKYCQRRKIPFFAISAATREGLDECLRYMGQQVAALRKIPCETKS encoded by the coding sequence ATGTCCACATTTGTCGATCAAGCCCAAATCCTCGTGAAAGCGGGGGACGGCGGCAATGGCGCCTGCAGCTTTCGCCGCGAAAAGTTCGTACCCCGTGGCGGCCCTGACGGCGGTGACGGAGGCGACGGCGGAAACGTTCTCGTCCAGGCGACCACTCGCCTCACGACCCTGCTGGATCTCCGCTACCAGAAACACTATGAAGCCGAGAAGGGCGAGGGCGGAGGTGGCAGCAATTGCCATGGCCGTCGCGGAGTCGACGTCTCCATTCCCGTCCCAGTCGGCACGATGGTGTTCGACGTCAACACGCAGGAACTGCTCGCTGACCTAACGGAAGACGGCGCCAGCTGCGTCATCGCCAAGGGCGGCCGAGGGGGGCGTGGCAACACCCAATTCGCCACCTCCACCAACCGTGTTCCGACTCAGTTTGAGCCCGGCACTCCCGGCGAGGAGCGCCTCCTTCGGCTCGATTTGAAACTCCTGGCTGATGTCGGCCTAGTCGGATACCCCAACGCCGGAAAATCCACACTTATCGCCGCCGTCTCCGCGGCACGCCCCAAGATTGCCGACTACCCGTTCACCACCCTAACGCCAAACCTTGGCGTGGTTCGATCGGGCGAGGAACAGACCTTCGTTATTGCAGATATCCCTGGCCTGATCGAGGGGGCACATGAAGGCAAAGGGCTCGGGTTTCAGTTCCTCCGCCACATTGAGCGCACCAGCCTGCTGATTCATACGATCGACATCTCAGAGTGGGCCACGGAGGACCCGGTCACCAGCTTCAAAGTTATGCGACACGAGCTGGCTGCGTATGACCCTGCGCTTGCCGATCGCCCCTACGCAGTCGTGGGCACAAAACTTGACGTCAAAGGCGAAGGGGAACGGCTCGAACGGCTCAAGAAATATTGCCAACGGCGCAAGATTCCCTTCTTTGCCATCTCAGCCGCCACGCGTGAAGGATTAGATGAGTGCCTGCGCTACATGGGCCAACAGGTGGCGGCGTTGCGTAAAATTCCATGCGAGACGAAGTCGTAA
- the rsfS gene encoding ribosome silencing factor: MSVSESKAKALAVASAILDKKAADVLILHIAKLTSIADYLVIGSGESERQARAIADHVIDELKAQGHPPLSIEGASSAKWVVVDFGDVIVHIFQKDIREHYALERLWGDAGHVRLPEERAVKAAKPARTTARPARTRKRV; the protein is encoded by the coding sequence GTGAGCGTTTCTGAATCAAAAGCCAAAGCGCTGGCGGTGGCAAGTGCCATCCTGGACAAAAAGGCCGCCGACGTTCTCATCCTGCATATCGCCAAACTGACCTCCATTGCCGATTACTTGGTCATCGGCTCCGGAGAATCGGAGCGACAAGCGCGCGCGATCGCAGACCATGTGATCGACGAGCTCAAGGCCCAAGGCCATCCGCCGCTCAGCATCGAAGGAGCGTCGTCGGCCAAGTGGGTTGTCGTCGACTTTGGTGACGTCATCGTCCACATTTTCCAGAAGGATATTCGCGAACACTACGCACTCGAACGACTGTGGGGCGATGCAGGGCACGTGCGCCTGCCGGAAGAGCGAGCCGTGAAAGCGGCGAAACCGGCACGGACGACAGCACGCCCGGCGCGCACCCGGAAACGGGTCTAG